A window of the Streptomyces sp. NBC_00250 genome harbors these coding sequences:
- the dhaL gene encoding dihydroxyacetone kinase subunit DhaL, producing MTETSTVDFGADFLVRWLAAVAEAVDREADRLTELDSAIGDADHGTNLRRGFAAVTETLAKEPPATPGAVLVTAGRQLISTVGGASGPLYGTLLRRTGKTLGDEERITRLQLAEALGSGVAAVSQLGGAQVGDKTMLDALVPAVEGLRGSFGAARAAAEEGALATVPLRARKGRASYLGERSVGHQDPGATSSALLFAALEETAGAGTARTEGAS from the coding sequence ATGACGGAGACCTCCACCGTGGACTTCGGCGCGGACTTCCTGGTGCGGTGGCTGGCCGCGGTGGCCGAGGCCGTCGACCGGGAGGCGGACCGGCTCACCGAGCTGGACTCGGCGATCGGCGACGCCGACCACGGCACCAACCTCAGGCGCGGGTTCGCCGCCGTGACCGAGACCCTGGCCAAGGAGCCGCCCGCGACGCCGGGCGCGGTGCTCGTCACCGCCGGCCGGCAGCTGATCTCCACCGTGGGCGGCGCGTCGGGGCCGCTGTACGGCACGCTGCTGCGCCGTACCGGCAAGACGCTGGGCGACGAGGAGCGCATCACCCGGCTCCAGTTGGCGGAGGCCCTGGGCTCGGGTGTGGCCGCCGTGTCCCAGCTGGGCGGCGCGCAGGTGGGCGACAAGACGATGCTGGACGCGCTCGTTCCGGCCGTGGAGGGCCTGCGGGGCTCGTTCGGCGCGGCCCGTGCCGCCGCCGAGGAGGGCGCCCTCGCGACCGTACCCCTGCGGGCTCGCAAGGGCAGGGCCAGCTATCTGGGCGAGCGGTCGGTGGGGCACCAGGATCCGGGGGCCACGTCCTCGGCGCTGCTGTTCGCCGCCCTGGAAGAGACCGCGGGGGCGGGGACCGCGCGTACCGAGGGGGCGTCATGA
- a CDS encoding energy-coupling factor ABC transporter substrate-binding protein — MSRNAKINALLLLVVAALAVLPLVLGLGDHKEEPFTGADAEAETAITELQPDYEPWFSPLYEPPSGEIESALFALQAALGAGVLAYYFGLRRGRRQGAAQAEAAGTAGTTRADDAAQAADAAVTKAPENGNGPGSVSGAVSAGGQDA, encoded by the coding sequence ATGAGCCGGAACGCGAAGATCAACGCCCTGCTGCTGCTCGTCGTCGCGGCGCTGGCGGTCCTGCCGCTCGTGCTGGGGCTCGGGGACCACAAGGAGGAGCCCTTCACCGGGGCGGACGCGGAGGCGGAGACGGCGATCACGGAGCTCCAGCCGGACTACGAACCGTGGTTCAGTCCGCTGTACGAACCGCCGTCCGGAGAGATCGAGTCGGCGCTGTTCGCCCTGCAGGCGGCCCTCGGTGCCGGTGTCCTGGCGTACTACTTCGGTCTGCGGCGCGGCCGTCGGCAGGGGGCGGCCCAGGCGGAGGCTGCCGGGACGGCCGGCACGACACGGGCGGATGACGCTGCTCAGGCGGCCGACGCCGCTGTGACCAAGGCGCCGGAGAACGGCAACGGCCCGGGTTCCGTGTCGGGTGCCGTGTCCGCCGGCGGACAGGACGCGTAG
- a CDS encoding energy-coupling factor ABC transporter permease → MHIAEGYLPPVHAAAWGVASAPFVVHGVRALTREVRSNPESTLLLGASGAFTFVLSALKLPSVTGSCSHPTGTGLGAILFRPPIMAVLGTITLLFQALLLAHGGLTTLGANAFSMAIVGPWAGYGTYVLLRRFGTPLMVAVFFGAFVADLSTYCVTSVQLALAFPDPGSGIPGALAKFGGIFAVTQIPLAVSEGLLTVLVMRLLTQSSKGDLIRLGVLAGRRTDRREEAAAR, encoded by the coding sequence ATGCATATAGCCGAGGGGTATCTGCCCCCTGTGCACGCCGCCGCCTGGGGCGTCGCGTCCGCGCCGTTCGTCGTCCACGGGGTTCGCGCGCTGACCCGCGAGGTGCGGTCGAATCCCGAGTCCACCCTGTTGCTCGGCGCCTCGGGCGCCTTCACTTTCGTTCTGTCGGCACTCAAGTTGCCTTCTGTCACCGGTAGTTGCTCACACCCGACCGGTACGGGTCTGGGCGCGATCCTCTTCCGGCCGCCGATCATGGCGGTCCTGGGGACGATCACCCTGCTCTTCCAGGCCCTGCTGCTCGCCCACGGCGGACTGACCACGCTCGGCGCGAACGCCTTCTCGATGGCGATCGTCGGGCCCTGGGCGGGGTACGGGACGTACGTACTGCTCCGCCGGTTCGGTACGCCCCTGATGGTGGCCGTCTTCTTCGGTGCGTTCGTCGCCGACCTGTCCACGTACTGCGTGACCAGCGTCCAGCTGGCGCTCGCCTTCCCCGACCCGGGCAGCGGGATACCCGGCGCCCTGGCCAAGTTCGGCGGGATCTTCGCCGTGACCCAGATTCCGCTGGCGGTGAGCGAGGGCCTGCTCACGGTGCTCGTGATGCGGCTGCTCACGCAGTCGAGCAAGGGCGACCTGATCCGGCTCGGCGTCCTCGCCGGGCGCAGGACGGACCGACGCGAGGAGGCGGCCGCGCGATGA
- a CDS encoding PTS-dependent dihydroxyacetone kinase phosphotransferase subunit DhaM: MSGGTGAGSVGIVLVSHSAAVAAAVAELARGLAGGGDLAPVLPAGGTPDGGLGTSSELIAEAAKGVDRGVGVAILVDLGSAVLTVKALLAEGDELPEGARLVDAPFVEGAVAALVTASAGGDLDAVAAAASEAYAYRKE, from the coding sequence ATGAGTGGCGGGACCGGCGCGGGTTCCGTCGGCATCGTGCTCGTCTCGCACAGCGCCGCCGTCGCCGCGGCGGTGGCCGAGCTGGCCCGTGGGCTCGCCGGCGGCGGTGACCTGGCGCCGGTCCTCCCGGCCGGCGGGACGCCGGACGGTGGGCTGGGGACGAGCTCCGAGCTGATCGCGGAGGCGGCGAAGGGCGTCGACCGGGGCGTCGGAGTGGCGATCCTGGTCGATCTGGGGAGCGCGGTGCTCACCGTGAAGGCGCTCCTCGCCGAGGGCGACGAACTGCCCGAGGGCGCGCGCCTGGTGGACGCGCCGTTCGTCGAGGGCGCGGTCGCCGCGCTGGTCACGGCGAGCGCGGGCGGGGACCTCGACGCGGTGGCGGCGGCGGCCTCGGAGGCGTACGCCTATCGCAAGGAGTGA
- the dhaK gene encoding dihydroxyacetone kinase subunit DhaK, translated as MRMLINVPETVVADALRGMAAAHPELTVDVERRIVVRRDAPVAGKVALVSGGGSGHEPLHGGFVGPGMLAAACPGEVFTSPVPDQMVRAAAVVDSGAGVLFVVKNYTGDVLNFEMAAELAEDEGIQVAKVLVDDDVAVKDSLYTAGRRGTGGTLFVEKIAGAAAEEGAPLERVEAIARRVNERSRSFGVALSACTTPAKGSPTFDLPEGELELGIGIHGEPGRERRPMMTSREIADFAVDAVVEDLRPSGPVIALVNGMGATPLLELYGFNAEVQRVLGERGVPVARTLVGNYVTSLDMAGCSVTLCEVDEELLRLWDAPVQTPALRWGR; from the coding sequence GTGAGGATGCTGATCAACGTTCCCGAGACCGTCGTCGCCGACGCGCTGCGCGGAATGGCCGCTGCTCATCCCGAGCTCACCGTCGACGTGGAGCGGCGGATCGTGGTGCGGCGGGACGCGCCCGTGGCGGGGAAGGTCGCGCTGGTGTCCGGGGGCGGGTCCGGGCACGAGCCGTTGCACGGGGGGTTCGTCGGGCCCGGGATGCTGGCGGCGGCGTGTCCCGGGGAGGTGTTCACCTCCCCGGTGCCCGATCAGATGGTGCGGGCCGCGGCCGTCGTCGACAGTGGCGCCGGGGTGCTGTTCGTCGTCAAGAACTACACCGGCGACGTACTGAACTTCGAGATGGCCGCCGAACTCGCCGAGGACGAGGGCATCCAGGTCGCCAAGGTGCTGGTCGACGACGACGTCGCCGTCAAGGACAGCCTGTACACGGCGGGCCGCCGCGGGACCGGCGGCACGCTCTTCGTGGAGAAGATCGCGGGCGCAGCCGCCGAGGAGGGCGCACCCCTTGAGCGCGTGGAGGCGATCGCCCGCCGGGTCAACGAGCGCTCCCGGTCCTTCGGCGTCGCGCTGAGCGCGTGCACCACCCCCGCCAAGGGCAGCCCCACCTTCGACCTCCCGGAGGGCGAACTGGAGCTGGGCATCGGCATCCACGGCGAACCGGGGCGCGAGCGCCGGCCGATGATGACCTCCCGGGAGATCGCGGACTTCGCCGTCGACGCCGTCGTCGAGGACCTCCGCCCGTCGGGCCCTGTCATCGCCCTGGTGAACGGGATGGGCGCCACCCCGCTCCTGGAGCTGTACGGCTTCAACGCGGAGGTGCAACGCGTCCTCGGCGAGCGGGGTGTGCCCGTGGCCCGGACCCTCGTCGGCAACTATGTGACCTCACTCGACATGGCCGGCTGCTCGGTGACCCTGTGCGAGGTGGACGAGGAGCTCCTTCGCCTCTGGGACGCGCCCGTGCAGACGCCCGCGCTGCGCTGGGGCCGGTGA